The Styela clava chromosome 2, kaStyClav1.hap1.2, whole genome shotgun sequence genome contains a region encoding:
- the LOC120335329 gene encoding glutamate carboxypeptidase 2-like: MRTSSAITSAFGLGAAMGLGITVIYLQLVVDKDNGNGHGSSVEIDKVRKIIMEQMNTTKLEENLRRLASKPHIAGREVDEVELVGFISDSWNSSGLDVKIHKYDVLLSYPSDTDPNYVAIRTSDGRETVKSALEDKILDQSQNVSGVVNAYSAYAPAGDPEGDLVYVNFGSIEDFTELNETFGIDVKGKICIARIGGTGKAKKAKHAAEFGCLGLIMYTDPKEFTVAGKGVYPDDWFLPGSAAQRGSLRLQSGDPLTPKYPSIDTAWREDVSNTDLPTIPVTPIGYDDARKYLSRMAGPEVPTKWKGGLNITYRLGPGFSGKYDTSKMRMHVANRNEMKTVHNVIGYIRGAVEPDRYVILGNHRDAWAFGTLDPSSGTAVMVELARVLGEAVKTGWRPRRTIIFCSWGAEEFALVGSQEWVEEYQKILSDRTVAYLNVDSSVVGIYSMYAASSPNLRQAVFDAAKKIPNPNKAEAAVGLKTLYDAWRIKLPANLFDPNTLPTVLLPGVGSDYASFLHLTGISVVDMAYVWDVRLGLEFYPVYHTVYETLDLMTTFLDPDFVYHQAIGRLWGELTLSLAESALVPMNCVDYAEQVKSSAAAFLNYKSFQKDMEANGINTTLLKSAVEELTNEAKHFHERLKKVDLKNPLAVRAANDQLVLLERSFIDIQGIDGIREKHVIYSPGQYFSNLQFPGLADSLYNIDKDQNQQMRWNEVKKQYSIILYHLGSAASILRDFTPIIGASAVM; encoded by the exons ATGAGAACCAGCTCAGCGATAACTTCAGCCTTTGGGCTTGGGGCGGCCATGGGACTTGGCATTACAGTAATTTATCTACAACTTGTTGTTGATAAAGATAATGGCAATGGACATGGAAGTTCTGTTGAAATTGATAAAGTTAGAAAAATTATCATGGAGCAAATGAATACGACTAAACTTGAAGAAAATTTGAG gCGCCTTGCTAGTAAACCTCATATTGCAGGAAGAGAAGTGGATGAAGTAGAATTGGTGGGTTTCATATCAGACAGTTGGAACAGTTCAGGACTCGATGTAAAAATTCACAAATATGATGTTTTACTTTCTTATCCAAGCGATACTGATCCTAATTACGTTGCCATCAGAACAAGTGACG GAAGAGAAACCGTGAAAAGTGCGTTGGAAGACAAAATACTTGACCAATCTCAAAACGTCAGTGGAGTTGTGAATGCTTATTCGGCATATGCACCTGCTGGAGACCCTgag gGAGATCTGGTGTACGTCAATTTTGGATCTATTGAAGATTTTACGGAGTTGAACGAAACATTTGGTATCGACGTCAAGGGAAAAATTTGTATTGCAAGAATCGGGGGAACAGGAAAAGCCAAAAAAG CTAAACATGCCGCAGAATTTGGTTGCTTGGGACTTATTATGTACACTGATCCGAAAGAATTTACCGTAGCTGGAAAAGGAGTTTATCCTGACGATTGGTTTCTACCTGGATCAGCCGCCCAACGTGGCAGTCTTCGCCTTCAAAGTGGAGATCCTTTGACACCGAAGTATCCATCGATCG ACACTGCATGGAGAGAAGACGTGTCAAACACAGATTTACCAACTATTCCTGTTACCCCAATAGGATATGACGATGCCCGGAAATATTTGTCAAGAATGGCTGGGCCCGAAGTTCCCACTAAATGGAAAGGAGGACTGAACATTACATACAGACTGGGCCCTGGATTTTCTGGAAAATATGATACAAG TAAAATGCGAATGCATGTAGCAAATAGAAATGAGATGAAAACTGTACACAACGTAATTGGTTACATCAGAGGCGCAGTTGAACCAG ATCGTTATGTGATTTTGGGTAACCATCGAGACGCATGGGCATTTGGAACTCTAGATCCGTCTAGCGGAACCGCAGTTATGGTAGAATTGGCTAGGGTACTTGGAGAAGCCGTAAAAACGGGTTGGAGGCCAAGAAGAACCATTATCTTTTGTAGCTGGGGCGCCGAAGAATTTGCACTTGTGGGATCACAAGAATGGGTTGAG GAATATCAAAAGATACTTAGCGACAGAACGGTAGCGTATTTAAATGTGGATTCATCAGTGGTCGGAATTTATTCTATGTATGCGGCCTCTAGTCCCAACCTTCGCCAAGCTGTGTTTGATGctgcaaaaaaaattccaaatccAAACAAAGCCGAAGCCGCAGTTGGATTAAAAACATTGTACGATGCGTGGAGAATCAAATTACCGGCCAATTTATTTGATCCTAATACATTGCCAAC AGTTCTATTACCTGGAGTTGGTAGCGATTATGCTTCTTTTCTACACTTGACCGGAATCTCGGTTGTGGATATGGCTTATGTTTGGGATGTG agACTCGGTTTGGAATTTTACCCGGTTTATCACACTGTGTACGAAACATTGGACTTGATGACTACTTTTCTCGACCCAGATTTTGTATATCACCAAGCAATTGGTCGGTTATGGGGTGAATTGACGCTAAGTTTGGCGGAATCTGCTTTGGTTCCAATGAACTGTGTAGATTACGCCGAACAAGTCAAATCCAGCGCCGcagcgtttttgaattataaatcATTCCAGAAAGATATGGAAGCAAATGGAATAAATACAA CATTATTGAAGTCGGCCGTGGAAGAGTTGACAAACGAAGCAAAACATTTCCATGAAAGACTGAAGAAAGTGGATCTCAAAAA tccACTAGCTGTTAGGGCTGCCAACGATCAGCTCGTATTACTTGAACGTTCATTCATCGATATTCAAGGAATTGATGGTATTCGAGAAAA gcATGTTATATATTCGCCTGGTCAATATTTTTCGAATCTTCAGTTTCCTGGTCTGGCAGATTCGTTGTATAATATAGATAAAGATCAAAATCAACAAATGAGATGGAATGAG GTAAAGAAACAATATTCCATCATTTTATATCACCTGGGCTCAGCTGCTTCTATTTTACGAGACTTCACTCCCATAATAGGAGCATCCGCAGTTATGTGA